One Alphaproteobacteria bacterium genomic window, CCGTGAACTGGCGGCCGTCGAGAAAATCGACGAGGACGCCGCCACCGAGCGCCTGGAGGGCGTGCTGGCGGCAGCCTGAGACGGCGCCGAGCGCCGCCGGATACTTGGCGGCAAAGGGATGCTATCATGCGGCAGGGTTAACACCCTGCCGTTTTGATTCAGGACCCCCGCATGGCCCTCCCCGACGACAGCATCTACGCCACGTTGAGCGCCACGCAGCGGGTCTGGGCGGTGGGTGCCATTCGGGGCCAGACCGAGCGCCTCGAGGCCTTGCATACTGAGCTCGAAAAACGCTTCGAGCGCTACGACCGGCTGGTCTATCTGGGCAACTTCCTGGGCTTTGGCGACGACGTCGGCGGCACCATCGACGAGTTGTTGCGCTTTCGCCGCACGTTGCTGGCGCGGCCCGCCATGATTCCGGCCGACATCGTCTTCCTGCGCGGCGCCCAGGAGGAAATGTGGCGCAAGCTATTGGAACTGCAGTTCGCGCCGAACCCCGGCGAAGTGCTGACTTGGATGCTCGATCAGGGCGTCAGCGCCACCCTGGCGACTTATGGCGGCCGGCCCGAAGAGGGGCACGGCCGTTGCCGCGAAGGCGCCATGGCCATTACCCGCTGGACGGTGCAACTGCGCGCCGCGGTCCATGACCGGCCCGGCCACGACGAGTTGCTGGGGGCGCTGAAACGTCTCGCCTTCACCCAGGGCGGCGAATTGCTCTTCGTCGCCGCCGGCCTCGATCCCAGCCGGCCGCTCAGCGAACAGGGCGACACCCTGTGGTGGGGGTCGGGCTACTTCGCCGCCATCGAGGCTCCCTATGCCAACTTCGCGCGCGTCGTGCGCGGTCACGACAGGGGGCAAAAAGGTCTCGAGATGGGCGGCGTCACGGCGACCTTGGATGGCGGCTGCGGTTTCGGCGGCAACCTCAATGCCGCCTGTTTCACCCTCGACGGCAAGCCCGCTGACTGGATTCAGGTATAAGCAACCGTCACTTCCGCTTCGGCGGCCACCGGCTCACGCTTTCGTTATCGCCCGCAAAGGGCTGAAAGCCCTCTTTTAAAAGGGCCTTCTCGACTCTTTTTCGGACTCGGGCGACAGGCCTATTGACAACGCTTCTTAGATCAATTCTAATTTTAACCCGACTAACGATGTCGACTACTTTTGCGGCCGGAGGGGGACCCGGCCGGTAGCAGGACGGAGTAGCGAAATGGGTTATATCGACACACCGCAGACCCAGCAGGCCAACCGCCGTTTCATCAAGGCGGCCATGAGCATCCCGCTGTTGCAGCGCGAGCACGAATTGGACCTGGCCCGACGCTGGCGCGAAGAGGGCGACCGGAAGGCGCTTCATGATCTGGTCTCACCGTATCTGCGCCTGGTCATCAGTACGGCGTCGCGCTTTCGCAGCTACGGCCTGCCGATCGGCGATCTCTTGCAAGAGGGCAATGTCGGCCTGATGCAGGCGGCGGCGCGTTTCGAGCCCGAGCGCCAGGTGCGTTTCTCGACCTACGCCAGTTGGTGGATCCGCTCGTCGATGCAGGAATTCATCCTGCGCAACTGGTCGATCGTGCGCACTGGCACCACGGCGGCCCAGAAGTCGCTGTTCTTCAATCTGCGGCGCCTGCGCGCCCGTATCGATGGCAGCGGCGAATACATGGACGCCGCGGGCAAGCAGTTCATCGCCGACCAGCTGCGCGTGCCGCTGCGCGACGTCGAGGTCATGGAATCGCGGCTTACCGGCCACGACAAGTCGCTCAACGCCAGCGTCGGCGAGAGCGGCGATAGCGAATTGCAGGACCTGATGCCGGCCCAGGGCCCCGACCCGGAAGAACTGGTGGCCGAGGCCCGCGACGCCGCCACCCGGGCGCTCTGGCTGAGCGACGCCGTGGCCGAGCTCAGCCCGCGCGAGCAAACCATCATCCGTGAGCGCCGGCTGCAGGAAGATTCACCGACCCTCGAGGCCTTGGGCGGCCGCCTCGGCATCAGCAAGGAACGGGTGCGCCAGATCGAACAGGAGGCCCTGGCCAAGCTCAAGACAACCATCAGCGAACGCGTCGGCGACCCCGTCGCCGTGGGCCTGTTGGTGGGGTAGTTATTTTGTCGCTCACGGCGGATTCTTGTCGCTCACGGCGGCTCCGCTTCGCTCCGCTGCCTGCGCGGGCGCGCCGCAGTAGCGGCGGGTCGCGGTCGCTCCCGTTGCACCAAAACCAAACAACAAAAAGTGGTGACAGGCCCCGCTTTTCTGTGGCGGCGGCACTAAGCCGCCCCCCGAATGGGGCTAAGGGATGCACACATCGAGTAGTTGACGTTCCGGTCATGCCCGGCACCGGCTGGGCTGTGGAAAAGCCTTGTAG contains:
- a CDS encoding RNA polymerase factor sigma-32, producing MGYIDTPQTQQANRRFIKAAMSIPLLQREHELDLARRWREEGDRKALHDLVSPYLRLVISTASRFRSYGLPIGDLLQEGNVGLMQAAARFEPERQVRFSTYASWWIRSSMQEFILRNWSIVRTGTTAAQKSLFFNLRRLRARIDGSGEYMDAAGKQFIADQLRVPLRDVEVMESRLTGHDKSLNASVGESGDSELQDLMPAQGPDPEELVAEARDAATRALWLSDAVAELSPREQTIIRERRLQEDSPTLEALGGRLGISKERVRQIEQEALAKLKTTISERVGDPVAVGLLVG